A part of Drosophila ananassae strain 14024-0371.13 chromosome 2R, ASM1763931v2, whole genome shotgun sequence genomic DNA contains:
- the LOC6493686 gene encoding gamma-glutamylcyclotransferase, which yields MASTFYYFGFGSNMLASRIHIQNPTAKRVGAGKLENYRLDFHTGSKNWLGAPATIVSTPGAHVYGAIWEIDMSNLKDLDDQESVSDRDYIPISISVFSLASNSNLTCRAYHLTNQPDTIVHATGAQECIPLDRQPSETYLKVLVKGAKETGIPDEYISWLKGIKHNGRTVPAMENKLQLDQIQLS from the exons ATGGCTAGCACATTTTACTATTTTGGCTTTGGCAGTAACATGTTGGCCAGCAGGATTCACATCCAAAATCCGACTGCCAAAAGGGTTGGAGCTGGTAAATTAGag AATTATCGGTTGGATTTTCATACAGGATCGAAAAACTGGCTGGGGGCACCTGCCACAATTGTGTCCACACCCGGAGCCCATGTCTATGGGGCCATTTGGGAGATCGACATGAGCAACCTGAAGGACCTGGATGA TCAGGAAAGTGTATCCGATCGCGACTATATTCCGATCAGCATATCAGTTTTTTCGCTGGCCAGTAATTCCAACCTCACCTGTCGCGCTTACCACTTAACCAATCAGCCTGATACAATAGTTCATGCTACAGGTGCCCAGGAATGCATTCCCCTCGATCGCCAGCCCTCTGAAACATACCTCAAGGTGCTAGTGAAAGGAGCCAAGGAGACGGGTATTCCGGATGAGTACATCAGTTGGCTCAAAGGCATCAAGCACAACGGCCGAACGGTGCCGGCCATGGAGAATAAACTGCAACTGGACCAAATACAACTAAGCTAA